The DNA window TTACAGTCCATCATCGGGGCTCCGGTTTTGTCCCTTAATTCCTTAACCAGTTTCGAGCTGATCTCCATCTATTCTTCCTCCTTACTTTTCACCTTAATCTCCTTTTTCGCCTCCTGCTCTTTCTCTTCCATCTGCTTATGCTGTGCCTCCAGTATGGCACTGGAGAACTCATGCGAGATAACCTTGATAGATTTGACCGCATCGTCATTTCCGGCAATTGGATAATCGATCACATCCGGATCTGAATTGGTGTCGATTATGGCTATGACCGGGATTTTCAGCTTATTAGCCTCAGCCACTGCGATCTTCTCTTTCTTGGAGTCGACCACAAAAACTGCACCCGGCAGCCTGGTTATATCCTTAATTCCTCCCAATATGTTTTCCAGCTTGTCTATTTCCCTTTGCAAGCCGGATGCCTCTTTTTTGGTGAGCTTTTCAAAAGTCCCATCCTCTTTCATCCTCTCCAGGTCTTTTAACCTTTTGATATTTCTTCTGATGGTCTGGAAGTTGGTCATCATCCCGCCCAGCCATCTTTCAGTCACGAAAGGCATACTGCATCTTAAAGCCTCTTCCTTGATGACTTCTTTTGCCTGCTTTTTTGTTCCTACGAATAGAACCTGTTTATCATTCCCTACTATCTCCTTGACCTTTTGACAGGCTTTTTCTAAAGAGTTGAGAGTTTTTTGAAGGTCAATGATGTAGATGCCGTTTCTGGCTGTGAAGATAAACGGTTTCATCTTGGGGTTCCATCTTTTGGTCTGGTGACCAAAATGAACCCCGGACTCCAATAAATCCTGAAGGGTTACTGCCATTTAAGACTCCTTTGGTTTTGGTTTTTGCCTCCACCAGCCTCATCTCTTTCAGGGCTGAAGATTTCTTGTCTTCAGACCGCCTAAAAGATCAGCCGGTGTGTGTATTTAATTACTCTTTACGTTACCATGCTAATTTAACTTTGTCTGTTGATCCAGAATTTTAGCTGCGTAGGGGCGTCCAATTGGATGCCCGTGGATAAGGGTGGAGGCAAGCTCCACCCCTATGCGACTGTAAGAATTAAGCATCCCATCATTAAAACAGCGAACCTGATACCAGACTATATCCTGATTACGGGATAATTCTTCTTTTATCTTGTCTGTCACCACCACGCTGGTTTTATTCTCCGAATGTGTTTTCCGAATGATAAAGGTTTGATCCTCCTCAGTATTATACCTCCAGTATACTTATAATTCTTCTACTTAGAAATTTCTCCCTTAATTGTTATTACCACCCTTTCAACCTGAATCTTCTGTTTCGACTTTTCGACTGCCTGGTTTACAATATGTACTAAACCGAAACAGCAGGGGACTTCCATATGAATGATTTTCAGACTTTTAGGATTCGCCACCTTTAGTATTTGGGTGATTTTTTCAACATAAGCCTCTATATCATCCAGTTTTGGGCAACCGATAGCAATTGCCCGGTCTTTAAGAAAATCCTGATGAAAATTAGCATAAGCAAAAGGAACACAATCAGCCACTATCAATAAATCAGCATTTTTAAAATATGGAGCAAAAGGTGCTACCAGGTGAAGCTGAATTGGCCAGCCCCGAAGTTCAGAAGGAATTACGCTCGGCTCTTTGTAATTCGCACCCTTTTTTTCTTTGTCCCAGGACATTACCTGGGCAGAAGGGCAGGCGGTTACTCCCTTTGGCATCTCGTGTGAATGATATTCTGGAAGTTCTTC is part of the Candidatus Zixiibacteriota bacterium genome and encodes:
- a CDS encoding 4Fe-4S dicluster domain-containing protein, with the protein product MKVKRKIIQINEEKCNGCGDCIPACPEQAIEIVETPKGPKARLVKEFYCDGLGACLGNCPMNALTVEEREAEVYDEEATIARIKEVAPEMLEKHLEHLKEHAEELPEYHSHEMPKGVTACPSAQVMSWDKEKKGANYKEPSVIPSELRGWPIQLHLVAPFAPYFKNADLLIVADCVPFAYANFHQDFLKDRAIAIGCPKLDDIEAYVEKITQILKVANPKSLKIIHMEVPCCFGLVHIVNQAVEKSKQKIQVERVVITIKGEISK
- the rpsB gene encoding 30S ribosomal protein S2; the protein is MAVTLQDLLESGVHFGHQTKRWNPKMKPFIFTARNGIYIIDLQKTLNSLEKACQKVKEIVGNDKQVLFVGTKKQAKEVIKEEALRCSMPFVTERWLGGMMTNFQTIRRNIKRLKDLERMKEDGTFEKLTKKEASGLQREIDKLENILGGIKDITRLPGAVFVVDSKKEKIAVAEANKLKIPVIAIIDTNSDPDVIDYPIAGNDDAVKSIKVISHEFSSAILEAQHKQMEEKEQEAKKEIKVKSKEEE